Proteins encoded together in one Chitinophaga varians window:
- a CDS encoding peptidoglycan DD-metalloendopeptidase family protein, which yields MKKVKYFYNTQTLKYEKLVVSLRVKILRILGFVSAAIVTGAIFLSVAYRVVDSPKEKSLRRDLEGMKEKYEALQGRMKEVKGKLAELEERDNEIYRVIFEASPIPDSAREGKINRDEEAAQLQSFASSEIIASTGILLKELTNRIKSQEKSYDEIDNLVKNKQQMLASIPAIQPVANKDLKHIASGFGYRIDPIYKTMKYHAGLDFAAPSGTPIYATGDGTVEEASLSDVGYGNHVIVRHGYGYKTLYGHMFRMKVKAGQSVKRGDVLGWVGSTGKSTGPHCHYEVIKNGEKVDPVYFFFNDLTPEQFDRMLKMARSGNQSFD from the coding sequence ATGAAGAAGGTTAAATATTTTTACAACACCCAAACATTAAAATATGAGAAGCTCGTAGTATCGCTGCGGGTGAAGATCCTGAGGATACTCGGGTTTGTGTCTGCTGCTATCGTTACCGGGGCGATCTTTCTGTCGGTGGCCTACCGGGTGGTGGATTCTCCGAAGGAAAAGTCGTTGCGCCGCGACCTGGAAGGGATGAAGGAAAAATATGAAGCTTTACAGGGGCGTATGAAAGAGGTGAAAGGGAAACTGGCCGAACTGGAAGAGCGGGACAACGAAATTTACCGGGTGATATTTGAGGCCTCTCCCATCCCCGACAGTGCCCGGGAAGGCAAAATCAACCGCGATGAAGAGGCTGCCCAGCTGCAATCCTTTGCCAGCAGCGAAATCATCGCTTCTACGGGCATCCTGCTGAAAGAGCTGACCAACCGTATTAAATCCCAGGAAAAATCTTACGACGAGATCGACAATCTCGTGAAAAATAAACAGCAGATGTTGGCTTCTATTCCGGCCATACAGCCGGTGGCCAACAAGGACCTGAAACACATCGCTTCCGGTTTTGGATATCGTATCGATCCGATCTATAAAACCATGAAGTACCATGCGGGCCTCGACTTTGCGGCGCCCAGCGGCACGCCTATCTATGCTACCGGTGACGGTACCGTGGAAGAAGCCAGCCTGAGCGACGTAGGGTACGGTAACCATGTGATCGTACGGCATGGATATGGTTATAAAACATTATATGGCCACATGTTCCGCATGAAGGTGAAGGCCGGCCAGTCCGTCAAACGTGGCGATGTACTGGGCTGGGTAGGCAGCACCGGTAAATCCACCGGTCCGCACTGCCACTATGAAGTCATTAAAAATGGCGAGAAAGTTGACCCGGTGTACTTCTTCTTTAATGACCTCACTCCCGAACAATTTGACCGCATGCTGAAGATGGCCAGGTCCGGTAACCAGTCCTTCGACTAA
- a CDS encoding thioredoxin family protein produces MKTLLLGGGLLFSTMAWAQNGNDKVMKGKIEMKSLMQDQSTDWFYKGVNSYQPNDNMLNYIKANRTNYNLVVVMGTWDETSRKVVPELYKVMITAGSPEDQVLMFGADQKMQTDAPTDYKVKKLPTVIVFRDGSEVGRIVGSPKESIEGDLSRILLNSSKKEKE; encoded by the coding sequence TTGAAAACATTACTCCTGGGAGGCGGCCTGCTTTTTTCAACAATGGCCTGGGCACAGAATGGAAACGATAAAGTGATGAAAGGCAAAATTGAAATGAAGTCCCTGATGCAGGACCAGTCTACCGATTGGTTTTATAAAGGGGTGAACAGCTATCAGCCCAACGACAATATGCTCAACTACATCAAGGCCAATCGCACCAACTACAACCTGGTGGTGGTAATGGGCACCTGGGACGAAACCAGCCGCAAAGTGGTCCCTGAACTGTATAAAGTAATGATTACTGCCGGCAGCCCGGAAGACCAGGTACTGATGTTTGGCGCTGACCAGAAAATGCAGACAGATGCTCCTACTGACTATAAAGTGAAAAAACTGCCTACCGTGATCGTTTTCCGCGATGGCAGTGAAGTAGGCCGTATCGTAGGCTCTCCGAAAGAATCTATCGAAGGGGACCTGTCCCGCATCCTGCTGAACAGCTCCAAGAAGGAAAAAGAATAG
- a CDS encoding MerR family transcriptional regulator, protein MQQLDLFSTPGTPHPVPETAGGTVKAKVKKTIVVPRLPGKKRGRKSLKEVSEDPDLIMELDKLVLDKQYYSISEVAAMFRVNTSLIRYWENEFDILQPKKNRKGDRLFRQEDIQHLKLIYHLLRERKYTIEGAKQKLKEDLKLAARNFEMVQALLKVRGFLTELKDQL, encoded by the coding sequence ATGCAACAGTTAGACCTCTTTTCCACACCTGGAACTCCCCACCCGGTACCGGAGACTGCGGGAGGCACTGTCAAAGCAAAAGTGAAGAAGACCATAGTTGTACCCAGATTACCTGGTAAAAAGCGGGGACGTAAATCATTGAAAGAGGTATCGGAAGACCCAGACTTGATTATGGAGTTGGACAAATTAGTGCTGGACAAGCAATATTATTCAATCAGTGAGGTAGCTGCCATGTTCCGGGTAAATACTTCGCTGATACGTTATTGGGAAAATGAATTCGATATTCTTCAACCCAAAAAGAACAGAAAGGGGGACCGGCTGTTCCGTCAGGAAGACATCCAGCACCTCAAACTGATCTACCATTTGCTGCGGGAAAGAAAATATACCATCGAAGGCGCCAAACAAAAATTGAAGGAAGATCTCAAACTGGCCGCCCGGAATTTCGAAATGGTACAGGCTTTGCTGAAGGTACGTGGTTTTTTAACCGAACTGAAAGATCAATTATAA